The window CGGCCACCCGGGCAGCTTCTTGCTGGTAAAGCTGCGGCGACAACTGGCGCAAATAATCCGGCGGTTCCACGCTGGGAAAATCAAAGGTCACATCAAACCACCCGCGAAGTGTCGCCGGATAATCCCCCGCGTTATACAAAGAGCCGAGCCGGCGGCGGGCCGCCGATCTCAATTCGTCGTAGCGCTCATCGAGCTTGATGACCGCGTCGTCCAGTTCGGCTTTAAGGGAGGTCAACTGCACCGTGAAGGCGCCGATGTCATCCTGGCGGATCAACCGAATGCCGCTTTCAGGATAGGGGAGGGAAACTCCTCTCCAATAAGCAAGCGCACGGTGCCGCACCGCCGTCACTGCCTTGAAGGCTGGGTGCGACGTGTCCAGCAACTTTTTGCCAGCAGACAAATAGGCCCGCTCGGCGCCGAACGTGTCGGCCGCCTGGGATTTTTGTTCCTGCGTTAACGTCTTCCGGCTACCGAGCCAGGTAAACATCACGCGCACTGCGGCCATCGTGGTTCGCAGTCGATCGGACGGCGCGCTTTGATTTTGTGTAGCCGGTAGGTCTAACAAGGCAGTCATAAAAGTCTCCATAAAGAAGCAAAGAAGTAAGTAAATGCGATGACTGGCAGCAGCACTGCAGAAGTTAGCCTTACAGGGGAAGGCCGCATTAAGGTGTCGAGCAGCCGGTGCCAGATCAGGTTTGGCCAGAGAAGCCCTCGGCGGCAACAAGAAAGTTCAAGCCACCCGATCTCTGGCGCGCCACTCAATTCGGTTCGATCTGCTCCGAAGTGTGGCGATTGGCATAATCGCCTCGCTTACTGTGGGCGACGATGCGGATTCATTGCTCGCCCGACAGAAGGCGGCATATCGGAGGTCTTGCGCTAGGGTACGGTGCTGAGATTGGCCCCCAATAGACCAACCTTGATCCCCGCCATCTGCAAGGCCGAGGTGGCGCGATTGGTGAAGACGTACATTACGGCCAAGCTGATGCAGGGGAAGAACAGCCCCACGGCAAAAAACGCAATGGTGTGGACAGACATCTCAAGCGCCCGTCCGAGCTTAAAGAAGCACCAGACCCCAAACGCTGCGTTACCGAGGAATCCCAGTATTCCCAACGGCCAAAGCCAAGTTGTTTGAAAACAATACCAAATCGGCAGTTGGCTGAGGATGGTGATCAGCAGAGCGTAAAGCAACAGTTTTTGTCGATAAGCAATCTCCTGGAGCGGCGAAGGTTCAGATCCTAGGGAAACACGGGTGGCCACTGGGGGTGGCACAACGGTCTGCGGCAAGCGAACAGCCAGCGGAAAGCCGCATTGCGGACATGCGGGTGCTTGGTCGCTTACCTGACGCTGACATTCCGGGCAGGCAATTAAAGGCATAGTCTTCTTTCTGTGAATGTGAGAGGTATTTCAGTTCAGCTATTTGCTCCGCGGCGGAAACTGAATACTCGCTGTAATGTCGAGGAGTTCCTGCTGGCGAATTGCAAAATTCTCCGCCGTCGTGAACGCTCGGATTTGATAATACGTGAGCGGTGTGTCCACCACCGTGTGTAGAAATGTGAAACGCGTACCGTCTTGACTGGCTTCAATTCGGCTCTGGACTGCCGGATGTCCGCCGACCATCAAATGCACGGCGGATGTCTGCGTTCCGTCCTGCAATTCCTTCACCAGCAAATCGCGCAGAGCTCCGCCGTAGGAATCGAGGTTGGGGAAGGAACTAGCCACGGATGCCTTCTCTTCGGCGAAGCCTACGATTCCCAGATCATGTGCTGGATGCTTAATGAAAATCGTGCTTCCGGGGATGGCGGCAGGGTCGCTTGACCATTCCGAAGTGGCGATTATTTGCACGCGTCCCTGCTCATCGGCAAAGGTCTTGAGGATCGGCGCGGAAGTTGGCTGAACGTGCGGTGCCGACTGTCCCCCAGGTTGTGCGGGAAGCGCCAGAACGATCACGTTTAGCAGCAGTAAGAAAATGACGGTGCCATTGAGCACCCACCAAATGGCCGGCGGGATGCTGAAACGGGCTCGCGCAACTGTGAAGGGTCCCGAACTATCACCACCACAGAAAGGGCAATTGCCGTTTCCAGTCGGGACCGAACGGCCACAGACCTGGCAGGTTCTTGGGGTCATCAAAACATCTCCATTGGGTGCTTAGGAATTTTTGGGAAGCGGGAGCAAGCTTTCGGCATTGATCAAAATGGACAAGTACTTCGGCAGTGTAGCCAGCGCGGGATTGAAAAGATACTCATAGTCCGTCGACCGATAGGCATCTCCCTGACCATGATTCGGAGATGGCAAAGACGGCCGACATCTTGGAGAACTTCGGCCAGCGAGTACGCTCTTTACGCACTGCTAAGGGCTGGTCGCAGGAGGACTTTGCCCATGAGTGCCAGCTCGACCGAACCTATATGGGCGGAATTGAGCGCGGCGAACGAAATGTCGCCCTGAGGAATATCCAGCGCATCGCCAACGCCTTGGGGATTTCGATTTCCGAGTTGATGAAAGGCCTGTGAGTTTGAACGCTCGGCACTAAGCCGCGCGAACATACTGAATCAGCCGGTGAGGGCAACTGCTCGAATTGCTTAACGCCCCGTTTCAATTCTGCGACGGTTCGCGCGAAACCTTACGCCGCGGCGAAGTTTCACACTTGAAAATACCAGGTCGATCTGCGCTCAAGCAGCGACCGCTGGCCCAGTTCCTCAACTTTTCAATTGCTTCGCCCGCAGTACGAGCGATCGGCACGACATGCTGGGCTGCAGCATTGAGCGGCAGATCCAGCAGAGCTGCGAGCCGGCAGCAGGCGCGGATTTCTGCGCCGGTCCACTCGTCGTCAGTGGGAATTTGCTGGGCAGAATCCAATTGAAATCTTGCGATGTACATTTCCCAAATCTTTCGTCGCTGCGATTTGTCCGGTAGATCAATGAATGTCACGGCATCGAAGCGCTCTGCCCGCGCAAATTCCGGCGGTAGTCGCGAAATGTCGTTGCACGTCCCAACTAAGAAGACGTCGCTCGTGCGGTCGTTCAACCAAGTGAGCAATTGACCGAAAATCCGCGACGCTACTCCGGAATCTCCCGCGTTGCCACTGACTCCCGCCAGCCCTTTCTCCAATTCATCTGCGAAAAGCACGCACGGCGCCATCGCGTCTACGATTCTCAGCGCCTGGCGCATATTCCGTTCGCTTTCTCCCACGAGGCTCCCCAGCAGATTGCCAATTTCGAGGGTTAACGTCGGCCGGCCAGTTTCATTTCCGAGACTTTTTGCAAAGGCGCTCTTGCCACAGCCAGGCGGTGAC is drawn from Anatilimnocola floriformis and contains these coding sequences:
- a CDS encoding helix-turn-helix domain-containing protein, coding for MAKTADILENFGQRVRSLRTAKGWSQEDFAHECQLDRTYMGGIERGERNVALRNIQRIANALGISISELMKGL